The Fimbriimonas ginsengisoli Gsoil 348 genome window below encodes:
- a CDS encoding beta strand repeat-containing protein yields MSRTRNLDVWITSQGAIYDYYTVVGSEGQRTGQAIRMSFDGSKNSRVMPEGLALPGGAAYRTNTGNTPGTAHRYGAVVQKDIYSGIDARYYVDGSKPRYDLIVAPNADPSTVRVRFDGASAVKVRGNEVVLGTTLGALKNGHPVAYQANGKGKTLVAAKYFQRPDGSIGIKLGGYDKSRTLVIDPLVYGSYYGGESGNDEVRNVVSDSDGVFLVGRTLAPDFPALTGPYGFNLKGGYDAFVAKLRGDAYSNVYSAYFGGSQNDIAQFCTLDPFGNLWIAGRTASTDFPNNPRDNIQFLTGDPQANGGTFVLSYLGRRTTPLPFNATTTQVFNALSAIPALSGGVLKSVTAVRGTQLPGTFQGTIYRIVTDGDLGPAIITPVTEDNVPGNKSVFGLRPHVFTTGTGQFPNPDAFTTRAFVTRTFPKTGSWTLTYTDPIGGPLAAQTTAFLSVAANAATVQAALNALTNLNGGTFKVTGTPFSTGGVFDIQFTPQNSPTPGPAPTLESITQLLGPVPSYTQSKFTDIFVMRWAKSSSKVLDPAGDIVQIFGGEGNELLSGFAVKQNDNPGPNDPVLFGFAGDYTPPFGGAATGIPGVGGTQDNFSFIALSSFSNGVITPNTAATKWVAGTLVTTLGGFAMDRNGDAYICGNVGFDGFNDDNPGSNGEFPTTPGIFENGDKLRYIDTFMRKYDQQGNIVLSGILGGNGDDTIGGIDTDPHGVTDKVGSAIYVDAQNSIYMTGIARSFNFPRTSNVFGETFDANAVVFVTKISADGATIIQSTNLKTTGNIVPSGISVDPSGNTWVAGTAHPNFLDFPQTNGQAPGDPNEPIATAFPTLPIPLPLPTPTTPEPRYPLDYTYSSPAVPEMPTTEGWVFGLNQTFSNWLYMSWTGGLYDEMVFGPYVDKFGDVWVNGWTDSARRYITVSSTGTVKQYGHTGEGLPVQAGQNPYPPQNLISPLAFKATPAAGGDTNMTMVYGAYGDHNGNTWGPGTLTAAYRRDGFVTKLRYTSVASIQAVNLNPSTVPGGLGATSTGTVTLSGPAPGDGAQVEITLDNASASFSPTSPQSSMVLTIAGGQTTGNFTIYTNAVTANTAVNVKATYLGTFQSTRLNVVPWLQGIGVTPNTLVGGNVTSGRISLSAPALVGGGGVVVNLTTDTPSLISFPGGSQVTVPEGLSSVNFTVKTAGVDKKTFANVTASVLGVNRTAAMTLTTANLLNLTFNPQVVAGLSSTTGTLVLDGEAGPNGFDVTLGGAPAGFVINPTTIHFGNAETSHTFTVTTPNVTSNATVRVTANRAASGEYQAGSVSNTFTVVTATIASISIDPSTVNGGDTATLTVNLSAPAPASGVLVNLASSDPATATIASSVTIPAGAQTATVDVPTQVISKTKVVTITASRSATDSKSATLTVTGVDIALSLNPASVSGGQSVTGTVTSARPAGAGGLVVALSSSNTAVANPAVATVTIPAGQTTATFTVNTFSVDANTNVTITASLGAGTTPATAVLEVRSIGVLSVAFNKASVTGGQTVSVTITLDAPAKAGGTSVNISVVNNQFVAIPAAITVPAGQTTYTFTLTTRRVSRDQRTTLIASAAGASAQASLLVKFGF; encoded by the coding sequence TTGTCGCGAACGCGCAACCTCGATGTTTGGATCACATCCCAGGGTGCGATCTACGACTACTACACGGTAGTTGGCTCTGAGGGCCAGCGCACCGGCCAGGCGATTCGTATGTCGTTCGATGGATCCAAGAACTCGAGGGTAATGCCCGAAGGTTTGGCTCTCCCGGGCGGCGCGGCCTACCGCACCAACACGGGGAATACGCCAGGAACCGCCCATCGATACGGCGCGGTCGTCCAAAAGGACATCTATTCCGGAATCGACGCTCGGTACTACGTTGATGGCAGCAAGCCTCGCTACGACCTGATCGTCGCACCAAACGCGGATCCGTCGACGGTACGCGTTCGCTTTGATGGCGCCAGTGCGGTCAAGGTTCGTGGCAATGAAGTCGTTCTGGGAACGACGCTCGGCGCCCTGAAGAATGGCCATCCGGTGGCCTATCAGGCGAACGGCAAGGGTAAGACGCTTGTCGCGGCCAAGTATTTCCAGCGTCCGGACGGAAGCATCGGGATCAAGCTTGGCGGCTACGATAAGTCGCGAACGCTGGTCATCGACCCGCTGGTTTACGGCAGCTACTACGGAGGCGAAAGCGGTAACGACGAGGTTCGAAACGTGGTTTCGGACTCCGACGGCGTGTTTCTCGTCGGTCGCACCTTGGCGCCAGACTTTCCTGCCCTTACCGGTCCGTACGGATTCAATCTGAAGGGCGGATACGATGCATTCGTCGCGAAGCTCCGAGGCGACGCTTACAGCAATGTCTACTCGGCGTACTTCGGCGGAAGCCAGAACGACATCGCCCAGTTCTGCACGTTGGACCCGTTCGGAAATCTGTGGATCGCCGGTCGAACCGCGAGCACGGACTTCCCGAACAACCCCCGGGACAATATTCAGTTCCTGACGGGCGATCCCCAGGCGAATGGCGGAACATTTGTACTCTCCTACCTTGGTCGGAGAACCACCCCGCTTCCGTTCAATGCGACGACTACCCAGGTCTTCAACGCGCTGAGCGCGATTCCCGCCCTCTCGGGCGGAGTCCTGAAGTCCGTGACGGCGGTTCGTGGGACGCAGTTGCCGGGCACCTTCCAGGGCACGATCTATAGGATCGTGACGGACGGCGACCTCGGTCCTGCGATCATCACTCCGGTGACGGAGGATAATGTCCCCGGAAACAAGTCGGTGTTCGGCTTAAGGCCGCACGTCTTTACGACCGGAACGGGGCAGTTCCCGAACCCCGACGCTTTTACGACGCGCGCATTCGTGACGCGAACGTTCCCGAAGACCGGTTCTTGGACCCTGACGTACACCGATCCGATCGGAGGTCCTCTCGCCGCGCAAACGACCGCCTTCCTGTCGGTGGCCGCGAATGCGGCAACAGTCCAGGCGGCGCTGAATGCGCTCACCAATCTCAATGGTGGAACGTTTAAGGTAACTGGCACACCGTTCTCCACGGGCGGGGTCTTTGATATCCAGTTCACTCCGCAGAACTCTCCGACGCCGGGACCGGCTCCCACGCTGGAGTCAATCACGCAACTGCTAGGCCCGGTTCCAAGCTATACGCAATCCAAATTCACCGACATCTTTGTGATGCGCTGGGCGAAGAGTTCGAGCAAAGTGCTCGACCCAGCCGGCGACATCGTCCAGATCTTCGGTGGAGAAGGAAACGAACTCCTCTCTGGGTTCGCCGTTAAGCAGAACGACAATCCAGGCCCTAACGATCCTGTCTTGTTTGGATTTGCCGGCGACTATACGCCGCCTTTCGGCGGCGCAGCGACGGGAATTCCCGGAGTCGGCGGTACGCAGGATAACTTCTCCTTCATTGCTTTGTCGTCGTTCAGCAACGGCGTGATCACGCCCAATACCGCTGCCACAAAGTGGGTTGCCGGCACGCTGGTCACAACCCTCGGCGGCTTCGCGATGGATCGGAACGGCGATGCCTACATCTGCGGCAACGTTGGATTCGACGGATTCAACGACGATAACCCTGGCAGTAACGGGGAGTTCCCAACCACGCCGGGCATCTTCGAGAACGGAGATAAGCTTCGCTACATCGACACCTTCATGCGCAAGTACGACCAGCAGGGCAACATCGTCCTGTCGGGAATCTTGGGTGGAAATGGAGATGACACGATCGGCGGTATCGATACCGATCCGCACGGCGTGACCGATAAGGTCGGCTCCGCCATCTACGTGGATGCACAAAACAGCATCTACATGACCGGTATTGCTCGTTCTTTCAACTTCCCGAGGACAAGTAACGTCTTCGGCGAGACGTTCGACGCCAATGCGGTCGTGTTCGTGACGAAGATCAGCGCCGACGGCGCCACGATTATTCAGTCGACGAACCTGAAGACGACGGGAAATATTGTTCCGTCGGGCATCAGCGTAGATCCGAGCGGAAATACGTGGGTGGCCGGTACGGCTCACCCGAATTTCCTGGACTTCCCCCAGACGAACGGCCAAGCGCCGGGCGACCCGAACGAGCCGATTGCGACTGCGTTCCCGACCCTCCCGATTCCGCTTCCGCTTCCGACGCCGACAACTCCAGAACCCAGATATCCGCTCGACTACACCTATTCCTCACCGGCGGTGCCTGAGATGCCGACGACGGAAGGGTGGGTTTTCGGACTCAATCAAACGTTCTCCAATTGGCTCTACATGTCGTGGACCGGTGGACTTTACGACGAGATGGTCTTCGGGCCGTACGTCGACAAGTTTGGAGACGTGTGGGTCAACGGTTGGACCGACTCGGCCCGCCGGTACATTACGGTCAGCTCCACGGGAACCGTCAAGCAGTACGGACACACCGGAGAGGGCTTGCCCGTGCAAGCCGGTCAGAATCCGTATCCGCCGCAGAACCTGATCTCGCCCTTGGCTTTCAAGGCTACTCCGGCGGCAGGCGGCGATACGAACATGACTATGGTCTACGGCGCCTATGGCGACCATAACGGCAACACGTGGGGTCCTGGCACTCTCACAGCTGCCTACCGCCGTGACGGCTTCGTCACGAAGCTCCGGTACACGTCGGTAGCGAGCATCCAGGCCGTCAACTTGAACCCGAGTACGGTTCCGGGTGGGCTTGGCGCTACTAGCACGGGAACGGTCACCCTTTCGGGCCCGGCGCCGGGTGATGGGGCTCAGGTCGAGATCACTCTCGATAACGCGAGCGCTTCGTTCAGCCCAACGTCTCCTCAGTCGAGCATGGTCCTCACGATCGCCGGCGGTCAGACCACCGGTAATTTCACCATCTACACGAACGCGGTTACGGCGAACACGGCGGTGAATGTGAAGGCTACGTATCTCGGCACGTTCCAGAGCACGCGTCTCAACGTAGTGCCTTGGCTGCAGGGAATCGGCGTCACGCCGAATACTCTCGTCGGTGGAAACGTTACGAGCGGCCGCATCAGCCTCTCGGCTCCGGCTCTGGTGGGTGGCGGCGGCGTCGTCGTCAACCTCACGACCGACACGCCGAGCCTGATCTCCTTCCCCGGAGGCAGTCAGGTCACGGTTCCGGAGGGTCTCTCCTCGGTGAACTTCACGGTCAAGACGGCGGGCGTCGATAAGAAGACGTTTGCCAACGTGACTGCTTCGGTTCTGGGAGTCAACCGCACAGCGGCCATGACGCTCACGACGGCTAACCTTCTGAACCTCACCTTCAACCCTCAGGTTGTGGCGGGTCTAAGCTCCACTACGGGAACGTTGGTTCTCGATGGCGAAGCAGGGCCGAACGGGTTCGACGTCACCTTGGGTGGCGCTCCGGCCGGGTTCGTGATCAATCCGACGACGATCCACTTCGGAAACGCCGAGACGTCGCACACCTTTACGGTGACGACGCCGAACGTGACCAGCAACGCAACGGTTCGCGTCACCGCGAATCGGGCGGCGAGTGGCGAGTACCAGGCAGGGTCGGTCTCGAACACCTTCACGGTGGTTACGGCGACGATCGCTTCGATTAGCATCGATCCGAGCACCGTCAACGGTGGCGATACGGCAACGCTCACGGTCAACTTGAGCGCGCCGGCGCCGGCTAGCGGCGTTCTGGTCAACCTTGCTTCTAGCGATCCGGCTACCGCGACCATCGCGTCGTCGGTAACCATTCCTGCTGGGGCTCAGACGGCTACCGTCGACGTGCCAACGCAGGTGATCTCGAAGACGAAGGTGGTGACGATTACCGCCTCTCGATCTGCCACGGACTCCAAGTCAGCCACGCTGACAGTGACCGGGGTAGACATCGCGCTCTCGCTCAATCCGGCTTCGGTCTCGGGTGGGCAGAGTGTGACGGGCACGGTGACTTCCGCCCGACCGGCCGGAGCCGGCGGCTTGGTGGTGGCGCTCTCTTCGAGCAACACCGCCGTGGCTAATCCGGCGGTTGCTACGGTGACGATCCCTGCGGGTCAGACCACGGCAACCTTCACGGTGAACACCTTCTCGGTGGACGCTAATACTAACGTGACGATTACAGCCAGCCTTGGGGCAGGAACCACTCCTGCGACCGCGGTGCTCGAAGTTCGATCGATTGGCGTGCTAAGCGTGGCGTTCAACAAGGCGTCGGTTACCGGCGGCCAGACGGTCAGTGTGACGATCACGCTGGATGCTCCGGCGAAGGCCGGTGGGACTTCGGTCAACATCAGCGTGGTGAACAACCAGTTCGTCGCGATCCCCGCGGCCATCACGGTACCGGCCGGACAGACCACGTACACGTTCACCTTAACGACTCGGCGCGTATCGCGCGACCAAAGGACGACGCTCATCGCGTCGGCTGCGGGCGCATCGGCACAAGCCTCCCTCCTCGTCAAGTTCGGCTTCTAG
- a CDS encoding phytoene desaturase family protein produces the protein MRKQVVVVGGGQGGLSAAIYARLRGHDVMLLERSGVLGGKAAGIELSGYRLDPGPSIVILPRIYEQVFQDAGRNMADYLRFQRLDPISRVCFEGQPALDLPAGRAEIERLVREIAPGDAPNFTRLMANLDHVTPHIDRSIFAHPYDRPWQLADPHLVAFAMRFDLRATYKELVDGWFQSPLLRAFFYGFPSYGGQTYDSKAPGALMIPYLMLQEGVFYPEGGVSAIPAAFERLARELGVEFRTSANVTKLKMDGPRLGGVHLESGEVVAADAVISNVDRSTTREWLGDIDRRPPSLSYFTVHLGVRRRLPGLRHHTLLIPSDFERGFETLYRHRQFPEPPIVYLNDTTSTDASTAHPGCTNLFAVVTSPAEEDHLDWAGDYRSRVIATLARFGIVIDEAEIDFERTQTPTYFREMHGNYRGSLYGVDEKSRLFGGLFPLRNRDEQIDNLFYCGGSVQPGAGLPMVTLSGRFAASYL, from the coding sequence ATGCGTAAGCAGGTCGTGGTGGTCGGTGGCGGCCAAGGCGGGCTTTCCGCCGCGATTTACGCCCGGCTTCGAGGCCACGACGTAATGCTCCTCGAGCGGAGTGGGGTACTTGGGGGAAAGGCGGCGGGGATTGAATTGTCGGGGTACCGGCTGGACCCTGGGCCTTCCATCGTCATCCTCCCGCGTATTTACGAACAGGTCTTTCAGGACGCGGGGCGCAATATGGCCGACTACCTGCGGTTTCAGCGCCTGGACCCAATCTCGCGGGTCTGTTTTGAAGGTCAGCCGGCATTGGATCTTCCGGCTGGGCGAGCGGAAATCGAACGGTTGGTGAGGGAGATCGCGCCCGGCGACGCGCCGAATTTCACCCGACTCATGGCCAATCTGGACCATGTGACTCCTCATATCGACCGGTCCATATTCGCCCATCCGTACGATCGACCCTGGCAATTGGCCGATCCCCATCTGGTCGCGTTCGCGATGCGCTTCGATTTGAGGGCCACCTATAAAGAGCTCGTCGACGGGTGGTTTCAATCGCCTCTCCTACGGGCGTTCTTTTACGGTTTCCCTTCCTATGGCGGGCAAACCTACGACAGCAAGGCTCCCGGCGCGCTTATGATCCCTTACCTGATGCTTCAGGAAGGGGTGTTCTATCCCGAGGGAGGGGTATCGGCGATTCCCGCCGCGTTCGAGCGCTTGGCGCGAGAACTCGGGGTGGAGTTCAGGACGTCGGCGAACGTGACGAAGTTGAAGATGGACGGACCGCGCCTCGGGGGCGTCCATCTGGAAAGTGGAGAAGTGGTGGCGGCCGACGCGGTAATCAGCAACGTGGATCGATCTACGACGCGCGAGTGGCTGGGGGATATCGACCGACGACCGCCGAGCCTGAGCTACTTTACGGTCCATCTCGGCGTTCGCCGCCGCCTTCCCGGACTGCGGCACCATACGCTCCTCATTCCATCTGACTTCGAGCGCGGATTCGAGACGCTGTATCGGCATCGCCAGTTTCCAGAGCCTCCGATCGTTTACCTGAACGACACGACATCGACCGACGCCTCGACAGCGCATCCCGGTTGCACTAACCTATTTGCGGTAGTGACCTCGCCCGCCGAAGAGGATCATCTGGACTGGGCGGGGGATTACCGATCCAGGGTGATAGCCACACTTGCCAGGTTCGGCATCGTCATCGATGAGGCGGAGATCGATTTCGAACGAACTCAAACCCCGACGTACTTCCGGGAAATGCACGGGAATTATCGCGGGTCGCTTTACGGAGTCGACGAGAAGTCTCGTCTTTTCGGCGGCCTCTTCCCCCTGAGGAACCGCGATGAGCAGATCGATAACCTCTTCTATTGCGGCGGCTCGGTCCAACCCGGAGCCGGACTGCCGATGGTAACCCTAAGCGGTCGCTTCGCGGCTTCCTACCTGTAG
- a CDS encoding nitrilase-related carbon-nitrogen hydrolase, with product MKRAVFGVFGAAASGFLLLLAMPLVGFWPVGWVALVPLFLACRGQRFIVGFGLGVVTAFTLAALTISGVFFADHDSTGEVTWIKLGCAIFGAVVGVVSAFLAEVRLGDSRRLIGLAAFAVLFEAATLRVLPVTLALTQPNVAGMRMVASLVGIWGVAFLLWLVNLFIAECLLRRDWRPLLPVAVGLPVTLLVGWSWSTRDGNRNRVPIVLVQSESEPPRLAAMSGHNPLALAVWPEFGGLSTAPGGNSKELREFSQRANAPAIVTSFRDDFRPLPHNVAALFFRGAESDRYAKRLLFGSEKQMHSAGDQAVSVPWQGTKVGLNICFDSCWPGLLRQTAMPGDVRLIVVPAIDPPSPYHWVAAMHAAFTPFRAAENGVSIARADGIAYSTVVDGSGNVLQTLLPGEASIQVPTPIGRRWTLYRLIGDLLLWIFGGLVLYALIPKKNRASSEPLSKGPLPPETGRTPPESPCPS from the coding sequence ATGAAGAGGGCCGTGTTCGGCGTCTTTGGCGCGGCGGCTTCAGGCTTTCTGCTACTTCTCGCGATGCCTCTCGTTGGCTTTTGGCCGGTGGGCTGGGTGGCGCTCGTGCCTCTCTTCCTTGCTTGCCGCGGGCAGCGGTTCATCGTCGGGTTCGGCCTTGGCGTGGTCACCGCATTTACGCTAGCGGCATTAACAATTTCGGGCGTGTTTTTCGCCGATCACGATAGCACAGGGGAAGTCACTTGGATAAAGCTGGGCTGCGCGATCTTCGGCGCCGTGGTCGGTGTCGTTTCGGCGTTCCTGGCTGAGGTTCGCTTGGGAGATTCCCGGCGCCTCATAGGACTCGCGGCTTTCGCCGTGTTGTTCGAGGCGGCAACGTTGCGCGTATTGCCGGTGACCCTCGCACTGACTCAGCCGAACGTGGCTGGAATGAGAATGGTTGCCAGCTTGGTGGGGATCTGGGGAGTAGCCTTTCTACTCTGGCTCGTCAACCTCTTCATCGCCGAGTGCCTTTTGCGCCGCGACTGGCGTCCGCTCCTTCCGGTTGCGGTCGGTTTGCCGGTGACGCTATTGGTCGGCTGGTCATGGTCAACGCGGGATGGGAATCGGAATCGCGTCCCAATCGTGCTCGTCCAGAGCGAAAGCGAGCCACCACGATTGGCGGCAATGAGCGGGCATAACCCGTTAGCTCTCGCAGTCTGGCCGGAATTCGGCGGACTAAGCACCGCGCCGGGAGGAAATTCGAAGGAGCTCAGAGAGTTTTCGCAACGGGCCAACGCGCCCGCGATCGTGACAAGCTTCAGGGATGACTTCCGCCCGTTGCCGCACAATGTCGCGGCTTTGTTTTTTCGAGGAGCCGAGTCCGACCGCTATGCCAAGCGGCTACTTTTCGGCTCCGAAAAGCAAATGCACTCGGCGGGCGATCAGGCGGTCTCGGTGCCGTGGCAAGGGACCAAAGTCGGACTAAACATCTGCTTCGACTCCTGCTGGCCCGGTTTGCTTAGGCAGACCGCGATGCCGGGCGATGTACGATTGATCGTCGTTCCTGCCATCGATCCGCCGTCGCCCTACCACTGGGTCGCCGCCATGCACGCCGCGTTTACGCCGTTTCGCGCCGCCGAGAATGGCGTCTCGATCGCCCGCGCCGACGGAATCGCCTACTCGACGGTGGTAGATGGCAGCGGAAACGTCTTGCAAACCCTCTTACCCGGCGAAGCAAGCATCCAGGTTCCAACACCCATCGGTCGCCGGTGGACGCTGTACCGCCTCATCGGCGACCTTCTCTTGTGGATTTTCGGCGGGTTGGTTCTTTACGCGCTGATACCCAAAAAGAACAGAGCTAGCTCAGAACCTCTTTCGAAAGGACCTCTCCCTCCGGAGACAGGTCGTACACCACCGGAATCGCCGTGCCCAAGTTGA
- a CDS encoding 2,3-bisphosphoglycerate-dependent phosphoglycerate mutase: protein MPKLILVRHGQSLWNLEDRFTGWVDVPLTDLGREEARRAGQKLAGFEINVAYTSTLARAQETLKVMTETMGVTLPTIRDQALNERHYGDLQGLNKARTAEKYGKEQVHIWRRSFDVPPPNGESLEMTAARTLPFFERCILGDIQQGKNVLVVAHGNSNRSIVMSLDKLSNEEVLALNLGTAIPVVYDLSPEGEVLSKEVLS, encoded by the coding sequence ATGCCGAAGCTGATTCTCGTTCGCCATGGACAGTCGTTGTGGAACCTCGAAGACCGGTTCACCGGGTGGGTCGACGTTCCCCTAACCGATCTAGGGCGAGAGGAAGCGCGGCGCGCCGGTCAAAAGCTCGCCGGCTTCGAGATCAATGTGGCCTACACCAGCACCTTGGCGCGCGCGCAGGAAACGCTGAAGGTCATGACGGAGACAATGGGCGTCACCCTTCCCACCATCCGCGACCAAGCGCTGAACGAACGCCACTACGGCGACTTGCAGGGGTTGAACAAAGCCCGAACGGCGGAGAAATACGGCAAAGAGCAGGTGCACATCTGGCGGCGCAGCTTTGACGTTCCGCCCCCCAATGGCGAATCGCTGGAGATGACGGCGGCGCGCACTCTCCCGTTCTTCGAGCGATGCATCCTCGGCGATATCCAGCAGGGCAAAAACGTCCTCGTGGTAGCCCACGGAAACTCCAACCGCTCGATCGTAATGAGCCTGGACAAACTTTCCAACGAAGAGGTGCTCGCCCTCAACTTGGGCACGGCGATTCCGGTGGTGTACGACCTGTCTCCGGAGGGAGAGGTCCTTTCGAAAGAGGTTCTGAGCTAG
- a CDS encoding DinB family protein gives MRDSLIEGFQYDLWANRQWVDMLKRVEPNIIAPAALVRVAIAGPWPDFPTNHPLSRAGEVFAHLLWAQRIWLERVGTSVAPEKADGYKWVEALHQGWVDELQSRDPEERIAYRNSSGRPFERSLAEIARHVVNHGTYHRGQLREIIGAVRPTGLPNTDLIGFFAER, from the coding sequence ATGAGAGACTCGCTGATCGAGGGATTCCAATACGACCTGTGGGCAAACCGGCAATGGGTCGACATGCTTAAGCGGGTCGAGCCGAACATCATCGCCCCCGCCGCCCTGGTCCGGGTCGCCATCGCCGGCCCCTGGCCCGACTTCCCCACCAACCATCCCCTGAGCCGCGCGGGTGAGGTCTTCGCCCACCTGTTGTGGGCACAACGAATATGGCTCGAACGGGTTGGGACTTCGGTCGCACCGGAAAAGGCGGACGGATATAAGTGGGTCGAAGCGTTGCACCAGGGATGGGTAGACGAGCTTCAAAGCAGGGACCCGGAGGAGCGAATCGCCTACCGCAACAGTTCTGGCCGTCCTTTCGAGCGTTCGTTGGCGGAGATCGCCCGGCACGTGGTGAATCACGGCACTTACCACCGAGGTCAGCTCCGGGAAATCATCGGAGCCGTCCGTCCAACCGGCTTGCCGAACACTGACCTCATCGGCTTCTTTGCCGAACGGTAA
- a CDS encoding dihydroorotase — translation MAFDLVIRDGLVTTSSRSERADVGIREGKIAEIGNLNGAEAAETIDAKGLVVMPGVIDTQVHFREPGLEQKEDLATGTLAALLGGVTGILEMPNTNPTTTDAIALQDKLSRASGRAWCNYGFFVGATTENIDQLAAYEQLPGTPGIKIFMGSSTGPLLVGDDEHLRRVLMSGRKRCPIHAEDEPRNRERKALLSESPHPREHPFLRDSESARLATERILRLSKETGRPVHILHVSTLEEPPMIAEAKRQRLGTTAEVTPQHLWFFAPECYERLGTLAQMNPPIRSAEHREALWRALGEDVFDVFGSDHAPHTLEEKSLPYPQSPSGMPGVQTLLPVLLTFVAQGRLGLQTVVRMACERPAALYGIANKGRITVGADADLAIIDPNRKYIFERSMVRSKCGWSPYEGEMFTGAVEHVVLGGLVAVRDGGVVGDPHGRMLVFQ, via the coding sequence ATGGCGTTCGATCTTGTGATTCGCGATGGCCTTGTCACCACTTCATCGCGCTCCGAGCGAGCCGACGTCGGCATTCGCGAAGGAAAAATCGCCGAAATCGGCAATCTGAATGGCGCAGAAGCCGCCGAAACGATCGACGCCAAGGGTCTCGTCGTGATGCCCGGCGTCATCGACACTCAAGTGCACTTTCGCGAGCCGGGGCTCGAGCAGAAGGAAGATCTGGCGACCGGAACCCTCGCTGCCCTCCTTGGCGGCGTCACTGGCATTCTCGAGATGCCCAACACAAACCCAACCACGACCGACGCGATCGCCCTTCAAGACAAACTTTCGCGGGCGAGTGGCCGGGCTTGGTGTAACTACGGGTTCTTCGTCGGCGCTACCACGGAGAACATCGACCAGCTTGCAGCCTACGAGCAGCTTCCCGGCACCCCCGGCATCAAGATCTTCATGGGCTCCTCCACCGGTCCGTTGCTCGTCGGAGACGACGAGCATCTGCGCCGTGTGCTCATGAGCGGTCGCAAGCGCTGCCCGATCCATGCCGAAGACGAACCACGAAACCGGGAGCGGAAAGCCCTCCTCAGCGAGTCTCCCCACCCCCGAGAGCACCCTTTCCTGCGCGACTCCGAGAGCGCAAGACTGGCCACCGAGCGAATCCTCCGACTCTCCAAAGAAACCGGCCGCCCCGTACACATCCTTCACGTTTCCACCCTAGAGGAACCGCCCATGATCGCCGAGGCAAAGCGGCAAAGGCTCGGGACGACTGCCGAAGTCACCCCCCAGCACCTCTGGTTTTTCGCCCCGGAATGCTACGAGCGGCTCGGAACCCTTGCCCAAATGAATCCACCGATTCGATCGGCAGAGCACCGGGAAGCGCTTTGGCGAGCTCTAGGCGAGGATGTCTTCGACGTCTTCGGAAGCGATCATGCCCCCCATACGCTGGAGGAGAAATCCCTTCCCTACCCACAGAGCCCAAGCGGCATGCCGGGAGTACAGACGCTGCTGCCCGTCCTGTTAACCTTCGTAGCCCAAGGCCGCCTTGGCCTTCAAACCGTCGTTCGCATGGCCTGCGAACGTCCGGCTGCCTTGTACGGAATCGCCAATAAGGGGCGAATAACGGTCGGAGCCGACGCGGATCTCGCCATCATCGACCCGAACCGCAAATACATCTTCGAGCGCTCGATGGTCCGCAGTAAGTGCGGGTGGAGTCCCTACGAAGGAGAAATGTTCACCGGGGCAGTGGAGCACGTCGTTCTTGGCGGGCTGGTGGCCGTGCGTGATGGAGGCGTCGTCGGCGATCCGCATGGCAGAATGCTCGTATTCCAATGA